In Thunnus thynnus chromosome 13, fThuThy2.1, whole genome shotgun sequence, the following proteins share a genomic window:
- the LOC137195968 gene encoding uncharacterized protein, whose product MDSIDDDYIWQRRIHHGIRYQKGAVPFPESVEIGLEFNAALERKEKLDLSLLTNGVMLELCSFAKTVTKSWKYFMFEMLEFNFDLGMDMDNDMQCYDYATRVHNKVKILKEHIKLRPNRWKEAFTLPELHTVMGSKESELSGRYYPKRNKILDSSVLTDGSKKSQTSENQSNGATRSTFLIKKPGGVRIKDNAYPFCKELGVSLAVRPNNTPKQKLHPSLITNGVMIELLDFSKVLCGGQTQMVNDLVKQNFGHELDKLQFRLQLAKLLERKYACLTGESRDSFRKEPFQLQTSERRRYKKRKDRDTDYEELQRLTLSTKRRVTLRHTNSDVKKICQENDLSYMCPVDFETEIQSGTQARPETKLAVTLDVKKEEEEVFISPVQRRTNGHNTRLFKRCPTQKSISDLFSEDKNQDMNVKTSKQKVWLRRATRSKEILKSSRVNDIFASCREIGLDFNVGSGNKQNLDLQLLTNCVLWEVYRFASAMTKSMRSFLFDILNKNFSLVFQDELHERNFLYYIMTKEKILQNHPSRRNMEFLTSAFQFPEVYNMVDVTSDFQAEQEVKTEPQTNWDSSALDTSQQTDVEPHPFCKKLGLDLWSMEECPASTKLDLTVLSIGAVLEIFSFIRELCGTVRKMVNDVLEHNFDLDLQSGSTEAAQVIQRWYATQKSLMKKQNTSARINQWLNAAVYSAELQTDNSLDTGALNVGREAFKGNTQQVKSIDGYHICKEIGLDLDVRYKSETKTKLDLQVLTRGVLFELHQYVEQNCNRYVPSLYEILEYNFDLSSQNHRKVEFAWSIASQVIAMSGRNSRKENYLNKVFELPFEVSELSQIMCKEEPEDGFNELDPDDYDDIMFVRELKPVDIEVELE is encoded by the coding sequence ATGGACAGCATTGATGACGACTACATCTGGCAGCGCCGCATCCACCATGGGATCAGGTATCAGAAAGGAGCAGTTCCCTTCCCAGAGTCGGTTGAAATCGGTTTGGAGTTCAACGCAGCGttagaaaggaaggaaaagttAGATCTGAGCCTGCTGACAAACGGTGTGATGCTGGAGCTTTGTAGCTTTGCTAAAACGGTGACCAAATCTTGGAAGTATTTCATGTTTGAAATGCTGGAGTTCAACTTTGATCTCGGCATGGACATGGACAATGACATGCAGTGCTATGATTATGCAACGCGTGTTCACAATAAGgtaaaaatattaaaggaacACATCAAGTTGAGACCTAACAGATGGAAAGAAGCATTTACACTACCAGAGCTGCATACTGTGATGGGGTCCAAAGagtcagagctgtcaggacgaTACTACCCTAAAAGGAACAAAATCTTGGATAGTTCAGTTCTCACTGATGGCAGCAAGAAAAGCCAGACTTCAGAAAACCAGAGTAACGGAGCCACAAGGAGTACATTTCTTATAAAAAAGCCAGGCGGAGTGAGAATTAAAGATAATGCTTACCCTTTCTGTAAAGAACTTGGTGTGTCTCTGGCTGTTCGACCAAACAACACACCCAAACAGAAACTCCACCCAAGTCTGATTACCAACGGAGTGATGATAGAATTGCTGGACTTCTCCAAAGTGCTTTGTGGAGGCCAAACTCAGATGGTTAACGACTTGGTCAAGCAAAACTTTGGTCATGAGTTGGATAAATTACAGTTCCGTCTGCAACTTGCCAAGCTGTTGGAGAGAAAGTACGCCTGCCTAACAGGTGAGAGCAGGGACAGTTTCCGTAAGGAGCCTTTTCAACTCCAGACCAGTGAACGGAGGCGttacaaaaagagaaaagaccGTGATACAGATTATGAAGAACTGCAAAGACTGACACTGTCCACTAAGAGAAGGGTAACGCTGAGGCACACAAACAGCGATGTGAAAAAAATTTGTCAGGAAAATGACCTGTCATACATGTGTCCAGTTGATTTTGAGACAGAAATACAGTCGGGTACGCAGGCCAGACCAGAAACAAAGCTGGCAGTGACACTGGATGtaaagaaggaagaggaggaggttttCATCTCCCCAGTGCAACGTCGGACTAACGGCCACAACACTCGGTTGTTTAAGCGCTGTCCGACTCAAAAATCAATCTCAGATCTGTTTTCTGAAGACAAAAACCAGgacatgaatgtaaaaacatcaaaacagaaGGTGTGGCTGAGGCGAGCGACTCGCTCCAAAGAAATCCTGAAGTCAAGCAGGGTGAACGACATCTTTGCCAGCTGCAGAGAGATAGGTTTAGATTTTAATGTCGGCTCTGGCAATAAACAGAACTTGGATCTACAACTGCTCACCAACTGTGTGTTGTGGGAAGTTTATAGATTTGCATCTGCGATGACAAAGAGTATGCGCAGTttcctgtttgacattttgaacaAGAACTTCAGCCTTGTCTTCCAAGATGAACTGCATGAGCGCAATTTTCTATATTACATCATGACAAAGGAAAAGATTCTTCAGAACCACCCTTCGAGGAGGAACATGGAGTTTCTCACCAGTGCTTTTCAGTTCCCTGAAGTTTACAACATGGTTGATGTGACAAGTGATTTTCAAGCAGAACAGGAAGTTAAGACGGAGCCGCAGACAAATTGGGATTCATCAGCCTTGGATACAAGCCAGCAGACAGATGTGGAACCACATCCGTTCTGTAAAAAGTTAGGTCTTGACCTTTGGTCGATGGAAGAATGTCCAGCAAGCACCAAGCTGGATTTGACTGTCCTGTCCATTGGTGCTGTCCTGGAAATATTCAGCTTTATCAGAGAACTTTGTGGAACAGTGCGCAAAATGGTGAACGATGTGCTTGAGCACAATTTTGATCTTGATCTGCAAAGTGGTTCAACTGAGGCCGCACAGGTGATCCAGAGATGGTACGCGACGCAGAAAAGCttaatgaaaaagcaaaacacatcgGCCAGGATAAATCAGTGGCTAAACGCAGCTGTCTACAGTGCAGAGCTGCAAACTGACAACAGTCTGGATACAGGAGCATTAAATGTGGGCAGAGAAGCTTTCAAAGGAAACACGCAACAAGTGAAAAGTATCGACGGCTATCACATCTGCAAAGAAATAGGACTGGACCTTGACGTCAGATACAaatctgaaacaaaaacaaaacttgattTGCAAGTGCTGACGAGGGGAGTCCTCTTCGAGCTGCACCAGTACGTAGAACAAAACTGCAACCGGTACGTTCCTTCTCTGTACGAGATTCTGGAGTACAACTTTGATCTGAGCTCCCAGAACCATCGGAAGGTGGAGTTCGCCTGGTCCATCGCGTCTCAGGTCATAGCCATGTCAGGAAGAAACAGCAGAAAGGAAAATTATCTGAACAAAGTGTTCGAGCTGCCCTTCGAAGTGTCTGAGTTGTCCCAAATTATGTGCAAAGAGGAGCCGGAAGACGGCTTCAATGAACTGGACCCTGATGATTATGACGACATCATGTTTGTCCGAGAACTGAAGCCTGTTGACATAGAAGTAGAACTAGAATAG